A genomic segment from Mustela lutreola isolate mMusLut2 chromosome 15, mMusLut2.pri, whole genome shotgun sequence encodes:
- the GPS1 gene encoding COP9 signalosome complex subunit 1 isoform X2: MPLPVQVFNLQGAVEPMQIDVDPQEDPQNASDVNYVVENPTLDLEQYAASYSGLMRIERLQFIADHCPPLRAEALKMALSFVQRTFNVDMYEEIHRKLSEATRELQNAPDTIPESGVEPPPLDTAWVEATRKKALLKLEKLDTDLKNYKGNSIKESIRRGHDDLGDHYLDCGDLSNALKCYSRARDYCTSAKHVINMCLNVIKVSVYLQNWSHVLSYVSKAESTPEIAERGERDSQTQAILTKLKCAAGLAELAARKYKQAAKCFLLASFDHCDFPELLSPSNVAVYGGLCALATFDRQELQRNVISSSSFKLFLELEPQVRDIIFKFYESKYASCLKMLDEMKDNLLLDMYLAPHVRTLYTQIRNRALIQYFSPYVSADMHKMATAFNTTVAALEDELTQLILEGLINARIDSHSKILYARDVDQRSTTFEKSLLMGKEFQRRAKAMILRAAVLRNQIHVKSPPREGSQGELTPANSQSRMSTNM, translated from the exons GGGGCCGTGGAGCCCATGCAGATCGATGTGGACCCCCAGGAAGACCCGCAGAATGCGTCCGATGTCAACTACGTGGTGGAGAACCCTACTCTG GATCTGGAGCAGTACGCGGCCAGCTACAGCGGGCTGATGCGCATCGAGCGGCTGCAGTTCATTGCCGACCACTGTCCCCCACTGCGGGCAGAAGCCCTGAAGATGGCCCTGTCCTTTGTGCAGAGGACCTTCAATGTGGACATGTATGAAGAGATTCACCGCAAGCTCTCGGAGGCCACCAG GGAGCTGCAGAACGCGCCGGACACCATCCCTGAGAGTGGCGTGGAGCCGCCACCCCTTGACACGGCCTGGGTGGAGGCCACTCGGAAGAAGGCTCTGCTGAAGCTGGAGAAGCTGGACACGGACCTCAAGAACTACAAGGGCAACTCCATCAAGGAGAGCATCAG GCGCGGCCACGACGACCTGGGTGACCACTATCTGGACTGTGGGGACCTGAGCAACGCCCTCAAGTGTTACTCCCGGGCCCGGGATTACTGCACCAGCGCCAAGCACGTCATCAACATGTGCCTCAACGTCATCAAG GTCAGCGTCTATCTGCAGAACTGGTCTCACGTGCTGAGCTACGTGAGCAAGGCCGAGTCCACCCCGGAGATTGCCGAG CGTGGGGAGCGGGACAGCCAGACCCAGGCGATCCTCACCAAGCTCAAGTGTGCTGCCG GCCTGGCCGAGCTGGCCGCGCGCAAGTACAAGCAGGCCGCCAAGTGCTTCCTGCTGGCCTCGTTCGATCACTGCGATTTCCCTGAG CTGCTTTCTCCCAGCAACGTGGCCGTCTACGGTGGCCTGTGTGCCTTGGCCACGTTTGACCGGCAGGAACTGCAGCGCAACGTCATCTCCAGCAG CTCCTTCAAGCTGTTCCTGGAGCTGGAGCCACAGGTTCGCGACATCATCTTCAAATTCTACGAGTCCAAGTACGCCTCGTGCCTGAAGATGCTGGATGAGATGAAG GACAACCTGCTCTTGGACATGTACCTGGCCCCCCACGTCAGGACGCTGTACACCCAGATCCGCAACCGCGCCCTCATCCAG TACTTCAGCCCCTACGTGTCGGCGGACATGCACAAGATGGCCACGGCCTTCAACACCACTGTGGCGGCGCTGGAGGACGAGCTGACGCAGCTCATCCTCGAGGGGCTCATCAACGCCCGCATCGACTCCCACAGCAAG ATTCTGTACGCCCGGGACGTGGACCAGCGCAGCACGACCTTCGAGAAGTCCCTGCTGATGGGGAAGGAGTTCCAGAGACGCGCCAAAGCCATGATCCTGCGGGCGGCCGTGCTGCGCAATCAGATTCACGTCAAG TCCCCTCCCCGAGAAGGGAGCCAGGGGGAGCTGACGCCGGCCAACAGCCAGTCCCGAATGAGCACCAACATGTGA
- the GPS1 gene encoding COP9 signalosome complex subunit 1 isoform X1 gives MPLPVQVFNLQGAVEPMQIDVDPQEDPQNASDVNYVVENPTLDLEQYAASYSGLMRIERLQFIADHCPPLRAEALKMALSFVQRTFNVDMYEEIHRKLSEATRELQNAPDTIPESGVEPPPLDTAWVEATRKKALLKLEKLDTDLKNYKGNSIKESIRRGHDDLGDHYLDCGDLSNALKCYSRARDYCTSAKHVINMCLNVIKVSVYLQNWSHVLSYVSKAESTPEIAEQRGERDSQTQAILTKLKCAAGLAELAARKYKQAAKCFLLASFDHCDFPELLSPSNVAVYGGLCALATFDRQELQRNVISSSSFKLFLELEPQVRDIIFKFYESKYASCLKMLDEMKDNLLLDMYLAPHVRTLYTQIRNRALIQYFSPYVSADMHKMATAFNTTVAALEDELTQLILEGLINARIDSHSKILYARDVDQRSTTFEKSLLMGKEFQRRAKAMILRAAVLRNQIHVKSPPREGSQGELTPANSQSRMSTNM, from the exons GGGGCCGTGGAGCCCATGCAGATCGATGTGGACCCCCAGGAAGACCCGCAGAATGCGTCCGATGTCAACTACGTGGTGGAGAACCCTACTCTG GATCTGGAGCAGTACGCGGCCAGCTACAGCGGGCTGATGCGCATCGAGCGGCTGCAGTTCATTGCCGACCACTGTCCCCCACTGCGGGCAGAAGCCCTGAAGATGGCCCTGTCCTTTGTGCAGAGGACCTTCAATGTGGACATGTATGAAGAGATTCACCGCAAGCTCTCGGAGGCCACCAG GGAGCTGCAGAACGCGCCGGACACCATCCCTGAGAGTGGCGTGGAGCCGCCACCCCTTGACACGGCCTGGGTGGAGGCCACTCGGAAGAAGGCTCTGCTGAAGCTGGAGAAGCTGGACACGGACCTCAAGAACTACAAGGGCAACTCCATCAAGGAGAGCATCAG GCGCGGCCACGACGACCTGGGTGACCACTATCTGGACTGTGGGGACCTGAGCAACGCCCTCAAGTGTTACTCCCGGGCCCGGGATTACTGCACCAGCGCCAAGCACGTCATCAACATGTGCCTCAACGTCATCAAG GTCAGCGTCTATCTGCAGAACTGGTCTCACGTGCTGAGCTACGTGAGCAAGGCCGAGTCCACCCCGGAGATTGCCGAG CAGCGTGGGGAGCGGGACAGCCAGACCCAGGCGATCCTCACCAAGCTCAAGTGTGCTGCCG GCCTGGCCGAGCTGGCCGCGCGCAAGTACAAGCAGGCCGCCAAGTGCTTCCTGCTGGCCTCGTTCGATCACTGCGATTTCCCTGAG CTGCTTTCTCCCAGCAACGTGGCCGTCTACGGTGGCCTGTGTGCCTTGGCCACGTTTGACCGGCAGGAACTGCAGCGCAACGTCATCTCCAGCAG CTCCTTCAAGCTGTTCCTGGAGCTGGAGCCACAGGTTCGCGACATCATCTTCAAATTCTACGAGTCCAAGTACGCCTCGTGCCTGAAGATGCTGGATGAGATGAAG GACAACCTGCTCTTGGACATGTACCTGGCCCCCCACGTCAGGACGCTGTACACCCAGATCCGCAACCGCGCCCTCATCCAG TACTTCAGCCCCTACGTGTCGGCGGACATGCACAAGATGGCCACGGCCTTCAACACCACTGTGGCGGCGCTGGAGGACGAGCTGACGCAGCTCATCCTCGAGGGGCTCATCAACGCCCGCATCGACTCCCACAGCAAG ATTCTGTACGCCCGGGACGTGGACCAGCGCAGCACGACCTTCGAGAAGTCCCTGCTGATGGGGAAGGAGTTCCAGAGACGCGCCAAAGCCATGATCCTGCGGGCGGCCGTGCTGCGCAATCAGATTCACGTCAAG TCCCCTCCCCGAGAAGGGAGCCAGGGGGAGCTGACGCCGGCCAACAGCCAGTCCCGAATGAGCACCAACATGTGA